Within Raphanus sativus cultivar WK10039 unplaced genomic scaffold, ASM80110v3 Scaffold0754, whole genome shotgun sequence, the genomic segment GTCGAGTGCTCTCTTCATCACATCATTCTCATTCTCACCGCTTGCTTGGCCCCTCAATGCCGCATCATAGCAACCACAGATTTGCAGGTTAAGTCATTAAGCCTCCCCCACCTTTGCTTGCACTGACCTAGCTCCCTAGGGGAAAACCCAGCATGTTGAACACTTGAGTTGTAGTACTGGAGGATCCTTGACCAAAAAGTCCCCAACTTTTGCTTATTCCCAACGATTGGATCCTTGCTAGTGTTGAGCCAAGCGCTTATGAGAATAACATCCTCCTTCGGAGACCATTTCCTCCTCTCTTTGACAGTGGGTGCCTCTGAGGACTGGCTGCTAAAAGCTGGAAGATCAGCTGAGTCGAGGTCTATGGATTGAGAACCTGAGAGGTTCTCAAACCCTGGAGTGCTAAATTCACCGATTTGGCTTGTTAATAGGCTAACATACCCTGTAGAATACGATGCCATTTTCTAAGTTTGTGGGTTTTGGTTACTTTCTGTGGCTGTGGTAAGCGTGTGTTTTATGGTGGTTTTAAAGTAGTGTTCTTGGTTTAATGATGTATTTACTATCTAACCTAATCCTAACCACCACTCTAGGATAGTTCACATTTAAACAAGCTAGATACTTTAATTAACTTTAAAGACCAATCAACTCAATGCAGTTAGGAagtttttcattaattttttcagaaacaattaaaataaaagacaCTCAAGCTATCCTATTTTTCACAAGACACTCAAGCTACTTTAAAGTTTGAAATGAACTCGAAGTTACCTTATTATGCGCCATACTCAAGCTCATCAGACACTCGGCTTATGAGCTTCTCCACCTCTCAAGCTCAGACACTCGTTCTATGAGCTTCTCCACCTCTGCCtgcaaatgttaaaaatattatacaacaTTTTGAAGGCATAAACATAAcctaaataataaagaaaatatagaagGCAGCTCACCTTCAACACCAGATTCTCGACTTCCAGCTTTATCACCAGCGATTTATGCTCCTCACTTTTTTCCACCCGCGTTTTCAAGAACCCTATCTCTTCCTCGACTGCACAGACCCAGGGCTGCCTGTAATGCATCCCATCATCctacacaaataaaaaatgtatcaaGAACCCACTAGACAGAcacaaaaaaatgtatcaagAACCAAGAAAGTCAGTTCACTTACTTTGTACTCCTTGCAAGTGAAGAACCTCTTCCCTGGTAGGTAGTCATAGACTTCTGCTGGAGCTCTCTCGCGCACTAAGCGTTGCCCACAAACACAAATGTTCTTGAATTCCTTGCATCGAGTCGGTTACAAAATGCAGGGAATCGTAGTGGTCCTTCTACGCCTTCATAGCTCTCATCTCTTCACTAGGATCCATGACCTAACCTCCAATAGTGTCAAAAACAATAACTCGCATCAGTAACAAGAAGTAACCAATACCATATATCGATTCAGGAAACCCCTATTTTGAAAACCAACCATAAATCGATTTGGAAACCATCTCGAGTACAACCACAAACGAAGAAGAAAACTCCAAATACGAATCAAAAATCGTATCCCAAATCGGCTTCGAACCCAgacgaaaaccctaatttcaaatCGATCCCAAAATCGATTTTAAACCCAGAATCGAACACAAGTGAGACGAAAACATCAAGGAACAACAAGTAATCACTAAATCGAACCCTAAACAACTCGAATATATGATTTTCCTATCGATTTACCTAAGAAAAGCTTTCGATTTCGAATCGCCAAAAATCGCCTTCGgtggttttctttttctctctctcgcgtaaatgtttttttttttggttaacgcGACTTGGCGAAAATCAGACGCACAGGACGTGCCACGTCAGTAAGGATTGCCTCTAAAATCTCCTAATTAAGGGGTACCTCTACCCAGCCCAATaacttttaattgttttttaatccAACCCACCTAAGAGATTGAGCTAAGGAGCTCAAATAAGCCCGCGATGGAGATGGTCTAAGGGGCACCTCTACCCAGCCCAATaacttttaattgttttttaatccAACCCACCTAAGAGATTGAGCTAAGGAGCTCAAATAAGCCCGCGATGGAGATGGTCTAAGTTAGACTTTATACTTTCTACTTATATAATAACCATattacacatatataatttctattgaTAACACTATTTAACCTATAGTTTTTATAATTCATACGTTTTGTTATAAATAgccatattacatatatttagttTCTATAGATAAAATTCACTACAAAAAGGATCATATTACATCACTTAAATAGAATCAGAAAAATAGGTATCACCAACTTGAGTTTTAGATCAATTATTTACGTAGCACATATATATACCTTAACATGTATTAATAATATTGCACTAGATGACTCTCTAGTACTCTTGCAAGAATATAACTATTTATGAACTAATTGATATTTACTttcagttttaaataatttataatttgtatataatttattttcagataaattgcttgaaatattttaagttggCTATCACTTTTCAGATATACATtcaatcaaaaaattataaaattaactgctcatattttaagaaaaaattaaatagttcaaacatgaattaaaataaattgttcatattttaaaacaaaaacacttAAATTTATGTGATTCAGGCCTTCGATATATTAGGATGGGCCACAAATAATAGTTTCAGCTTAAGCAGCATTTACGTTATAAATTTATACTGGATTTTATTAGGTTAACATGTTCTTTCTGCAAAGTGCAAACTGCCATGAGAAGTAATGCCCTATGGATGTTAAGGTACGAGTTATGGTCAACAATAATCTTGACGGAACAACAAGCCGTCGTCATCTTTAAAACATGCGCAAACTAAGTATGTATTTTCTGGTGGATGCTCGGATCATCAATGTCGTCAAATCTCTTTAAAGCCAGTTTTATTAAAACCTAAGAGACCCTTTAAATTCACAAATGGAGTTGTGGATATGCCAGAGTTACAAAAACTAGttcatatatgttaatcataaaCCCTGAAATCATGATTCTAAACCCTAGAACATCAACCCTATTTTCGGTATTTAGTATTATaagtattaattataattatgtgaaaatttgtaaaattcctatattattttaagtttacaaaaaatcattatatcTATACTAAAAAGGAtgtatttgaaattttcaatatataattcAGCAAACTGATTTTTCAAAGAAATCGATAGTAAATTTAGAGAGTCAGCTTTACGATAGTAAGTTGATTCTATTATCGTGTTTGAGTTCAAGACGTTTCTTAAACATTATCTCCTAGTAAATTTATCTGCTTTTCAACAGCGAAATGATTTCTCCGAGAATACCTTGTGGTAAACTAAGATCCGCTACCAGTTTCTGAACCTCATAGTATATTGGTACACGATTATCTTCTGGTAGGACACCTCTAACAAAATCAGCAATTGCATCCACGTATTCTTCAGCCAAATTATAATTTGTCTTAATACCCATCAATCTAATAACAGCTGATAAGCTGAATGATCATCTTTACAACCTTTATACAAAGGTTGTTTTATACAAGTGTTGTTTTCTGCATCCAACatgtcaaaaaaatatcatagatTCTTCATTGGGTTCTTCCCCTCTATAATGATCATTTACCATTTGGTCAGtgcctacaccataatctataTCAGTTCTTGTTTCTTATAGTCTATCAACATGTTGATGTTTACTAGTACTACCATATTCATAACCAGTTTCTCCATGAGGATACTAAACCTTATAATTCCGTGTAAACCCTTTCATATATAAATGAGTTCAAACATCTCATTCCTTTAAAACTCTACTATTATTGCAGGAAGAGCAGTGACATATTAACATACCGGTATTTGTTTCTGGTTGTTGTTGAACAAGCCTCATGAATTCGTCAATGCTTTCTATGTATTCTTCTGTAAGCAAATTGGTATTTGGATCCAAATAATGTTTATCCATCCACGGACAATAATAATTTCCAGATGACATGGTTTTTTCGGATTTATAGTGATTGAAGAGAGTGAAGAGTGAATGAAGTGAATGAGGGAGTTGGTATTTATAAAAGAAAGTTTTCGGCATTTCGACAGATTTCCGATGACATTCCGaaggaaaaaatatattcatcgGAATGCTATCggtatttaaaaacataaaatggcTATAAACACGGTCATATTCTCgtcattttatataaatattagtaataGTCAAATGATTCGTCGGATTTTTTTAGGAATAGTGGTCGGAAATTTGTCAGaaattgattttttgaaaatatttgtaacAGTCAAAAGTGTCGTCGGAAATTCATCGGTATATTCTGAATGAATTTTCGACAAAAGTGAAAATTTAACCATTTAATATTTGTCGCCCAACGGTTGTATATTTTGTCGGTATATTGTCGGAATGGCATCACTATCTTCCGACAATTTTTGTATCGTCGGAATTTTTCGACGAATCTCTGATGAATGCTAATATTGGATGGTTGTCGGTATGTCGTTGGAAATCGATCAGAATTTTCCGACGAATTTGTTTTCCGTCGGATGGTCCGTCAGAATTGAcattgttttcttgtagtgcatgtttctaaacaattcttaTTTATCTTGTTATCCATGTTACCAATAGTAGAAAAACAtactttaatttaataatatggaTGTGTTAGTGAAGAAAATATTTACTGGTAATTCATAAAGGTTTTTTGTGTTTTCCTGATAGATTTATTCTTGGATTCACCCCATAGGGTGAATCTTTAGGTTCACCATCCAATAGGAGTCAGTTATTTCacaattaatatcttttaaaaaaagaaacaaaatattttcaagttatattatatttttaaaataaaaaggttaaaaataaataaaatagtaatatatgcaaaataaagatttaaaaaaaatattttaacatcgttatcaaaacactaaacccaaaccctaaactttaaatcCTAACTCTTgattaaactctaaaccctggataaatcctaaaccttaaattaaaaacattaaacactaaatcttaaaatattatatcctTAATCTTAAAAGATTTTAGGGATTAAAATTAagagtttagtatttttaggatttagtgtttagtgtttttgatttatattttaggattatccaatggtttaggatttttacccaaatatttaggatttagagtttaaggataagggtttagtattttgattacagtgttaaaatattaaaagtttttttttgcatagattagggtttagggtttagagtttaggattatccaagtgtacttagggTATATCAAAGTTTtatggtttaagatttagtgttttttacgttgttaaaataatttttacaaatggttacttttattattatttttatttatttttaattttttttaaactttaaaaacataatataaattgacaatatttgttttttttttaaagatatcgATTATGATATAACTGATTCCTATTGGTTTTATTAACCTATGATCTTATTGTTAATATTAGGTCAATCTCTCTTGATCTATCTTGTGTGTGCTTGATTTTTCGTGacttgtgtttgtgttttctcttttgttgagttttttaactgaaaaattaaaatcttttcaCTGAAGCTAGGATATTAGCTATTTATTAACCATTTCTAcgacaaataattattttttgccaaaatgtcttgtatatatatgttttataatctAAATGAAAACAATTACTGGACTACTTAAATATGTGATGTGTGATGAAAAACAGTTCTTAATATAAAAATGGAGAAGTATACTCATGACACAAAGGATTGTTATTTAgcttattttggttttattgattataaaagagaaaaaatcaaaaaaatcataGAATGAAAAAATCTCATATTTAAAGTTCCACTAATAAGTTTCAATTGAGGATGATAAAACTTTGGTTTAGTTAGTTTTGAGTTTGTATTTGGTTTGatcattgtttttattttgaagatacattttttatatagagTATAACTTACTATACTAATAAGTGAATATAGGCTTACTGGATCGTTGATATTTTTATTACGCTAAACTAGTTTGTGGTTTGGGTTTCCCATGCAGTTCAAAGAAAAGGTGTGGGTTTCCATATTTATGTGTGTGTCTGAGTGATTGTCTGTTTAAATTGTGTTGTTTCCCTCTTTCTCCATTGACTTGACAAAATGCAGTTGtagataaacttttttttttaaacacagtTGTagataaactatttttattcattagTAATTGATCATCTTTTTATTTAGTACACTGTAGGTAGAAGAAGCTCCTTGTCTATGGAGCAACTAGGAAGTGTGAGAGGCATAGAGATGATCCCGAAGAGGAAAAAGTGTTTCATGCATCAGCAAGTCTCTTCTTCTGACTCTGAGAGGAGAGGCTTGAGCGGAGGAAATCTTGTTTCGCAGGGTTCTTGACAGTCCCACTAATGAATCTCTGGTACCATTTGCCAGATTCTTTGAGGTTTCTGTCGTTGAGATCAGCCCAATTAACATAACTAAGTCCAAATCTGACGGTAAAGCCTTTACAGAATTCATAATTATCACCAAGGGCCCATGCAAAGTATCCTCTCACGTTAATACCCTTCTCGCTGTAAACAAtaacaatcatatatatatatatatactatttaaacaagaagaagaaaaagaaaataaatattggaAGAAAAACATGTAGAGTAGCATCCACTTACTTGATGACCTTACGAAGAAAACATAGATGACTACAGAGATAATCAATTCGCCTGTAATCCGCAATAGCCTGCTCACGGTTTTCTGAATCGGGCGTACTAAATCCTAATTAAACCgcaataacatgaaaaatattacaCAATATTTGAAAGTTAGTTTCTTGGACTAACACCAAAATACACTAATTATGATGTGTAGTATATATGAAAAGAGATGAGTAGAAATATGTAGAACACACCGTTCTCGGTGACATAGATTAAAGGGTTGCCGTATTTGGTTTTGAAGTAGTCCATTACGTAATAAATTCCTTTTGGGTAGTAATAGCTGTTGCCGTTGTCTTTGTCTTCAACGAACTGACAAATGGAAGGAAACATATTTATCAAGAAAAGATAATTAGGGTGTtgtattaaaaaattgaataatgaAAGAGAAATCATAAGGGTGGGTGCATTCATATATACCAGTGGACCAATAAATTCACCACGTGAATTTTTATCTGTAAACACaaagataaaataattgatGATCACTAACAAGGTATGTTATAACAAAAAGGAgatagaacatatatatatatatatatatggaaatattGTAACTAAGTGGTAATGTTGTAGTACATGAGAGCTTTACGCCAGCGTCATCCTGGGCAGTGTGTTTCGGTGAAGGATAGGTGTTAGGTTTCGGCTGAGCGTACTGAGTGACGTAATAGTTGAGACCAAGAAAATCATATGAACGGGCAACGAGTGCGGCTTCTTCCTCGGTAAAGTTGGGAAGCCGACTACCCACAATCTGCCTCATGATATCTGGGTATCTACCCTTTGTTAGAGGCTCCATGTACCTGATccatgtatatttttgtttcattataaatacataatgatacatttttggtaatatataaaattatatataccatcCATGGAAGAATTGGTTCATCCTCTCAGCTGCTTCTATGGAGGCCGGATCAGACTCATCAAATGGAAGAAACCATCTTGTTATCATCACAGGTCCAATCTTCCCTCTTTGGAACTGTTGGTCAagtgatatataaatatatatgactatAAATTAGAATCAGATATGTTAGATTCACTCCACCTTAATTTTCACATATGGAGACAGACTCACCTTATATTTGGTCCTGTAAAGATCGACGACCGTAGCATGAGCAAGAAGCTGGTTATGTGCAACGATGTAGGGTTCTGTTGAAGAATTTCCGCCGTAACATCTGTGCTTGGTATCAACCATAGGAGAACATCGACCGGGTGCATCTGTTCCGATCGCATAGCCTCTTGTAGGCACTGTGTATAGCTGGTTGATCGTGATCCAATGCTTTACCTTTCCACCAAATTCTCGGAAACACAGATCCGCATAATCTTTGAAATCTTGGCTGTGCATATTAGTATAGAATCATTTCAGTAATACATGAAATTAAGActaaatcttcttcttccatcaCTAATAATTTTCACTCTCttcaaatataattaagaaGCATGGCACATACATGATCTGGCGGTCCAAGAAACCTTCATACTCATCTTGGAGTGTTTGAGGAAGGTCCCAGTGAAAGAGGGTAACGAAAGGCGTTATATTCTTTTCGAGGAGTGCATCTATGAGGCTGTGGTAGTAATCAAGGCCTCCTTGGTTCACTCCCCTACTCACTTTTCCTTCTGCTCATGTATATATACATCGTACAGTAATTAGTACTCTTCCAAATAAATCAAATGATGCCATTTGAAATAcaagaatatatatacattgatcGATACTATATACATACTTGGAATGATTCTTGACCATGCAAAGGAGAATCGGTAGCCAGTAGCATTGATTTCGCCCATCACGTCTACATCTTTCTGCAGTTTACATATTAGTTTTAATCTCATGTCAGTCCACAcgtatattttatacatatatagttcAGTCATGAGTATCAATATATTAACCTGCCATCTCGTATATGATTCACAACTAGTGTCTCCATTCTTCAAATCTGACCCAGCTTTCTCTGAAATTAGTTACAAATacattaaaatgtgtatatgtaACCAACATTCCTCTCAGATATAAATATAGATGTCACCGTGCAAACGACATACCTGGGTATCGGTGACTGAAGCCATCCCAAATGTTAACACCGCGACCTCTCCCTCCTTCGAtctgaaataaaaagaaacaatcatGCAACGAAGTTGGATATTAGCATTTTTGAatactattttctatatattcaaaaatatggtATGGCAACATTTTTTGCATGCCTGGTACGCTGAAGATGCAACACCGAAGATGAAGTCTTTTGGGAAGTTTTTACTGCTTAAACGAGCAGTGTTATTACATGTGAATGGTTCATTCTCTTCGCAAGTAATTTCTTCGTAAGCTTTGCAACTCGCAGCAGCTAATAGAAAAACTAAAGCGAGTCCATGAAGAAGCTTCATGGTTAAATCTGTTGATGTATGTGTTGTGTTGTATGGAATCTTGTGCCCATCTAGGGTTTATATAGGCCTTCATAAAGAAGAGTGACGTATGTATTTTCTTGTCCTGATATTTTGGGAGAGGTTTAGGTGGGATGAGTCCCGTGGGTTCGCTTACTTTAGCTAATGTCACcgatatgttttatatttattgttttgtttccaCTTTCTAGCTCTTTAATTAATCTTTTCATTATCTAGTGTAagtattttgtttctgtttctgaaacttttatattttgtttttttgttacataGCACATATTTGTAGTTCTTAACCGGAAAAACACGACTTGGAAAACGAACTGTCACATCTTCAAATTGATCCGTCGACAGTGATGCGATGCAGCATGTATATATCGAAGGTTTGCGCAAAACTAGAATGACACACTTCATCAAGATTTGTTGTAGTAGATAATGTTCAAATCTTCGTGATACCGCCATTAAGTTATTAAAATGTTTATCGAAATATTATCAAGTGTTTAGTCTAGACTAACACTATCCAAAGCCACACTTATCACAAGCCTCACCGCTCACAATCACATCATATCTTATTGGTTTTGACCTCTCTATATGTGCTTTATCCCATGAGACCGGTGTCTCcgaaagacaaaagaaaacgaaaacaaaccacctttttttttttggtatcgTTTTAAATGATTGGGAGGTTTGAACGGATACGGAAACGTCACTTCCAGGTAGATAAGAATGATACTTAAGTAATAACCTATAGTTTTCTTCCATATATAGTTTTACTCTAATACTCTAAGTTAGActtcaaactttttaatttaaataataaccatattacatatatataatttctattgaTAACACTATCTAATTACGTATATAATAaccatattaatttttgtaatatttttgattgttaTGTTTCCACTATTTAGTCTTTCATTATCTAttgcatttttttgtttgatctctataatattttttgagaaGTCAATTTTCTATGTGTCACGCTCACATTAATTTTCAAgatggttgattacacgaataccattaatgaattaaaattattacagttaaatatttttattgattttttatttagtttccttttaaaattttccaagtaacatatataataaaaaggaaaaattttaaaattttaaaatcgaatttaaaaacgaaaatatatgcctatataatatgatttcattaaaaagaaaagttcacaaaataggaatatttcatttaaaaataaaataaaatatacttttgaagtaataaaatactttatgtatatatatatttctttgatgaaaatatatatttgtatataatatgatttcataaaataaaatttcacatagataatcttgataatataaaa encodes:
- the LOC130503001 gene encoding glutathione S-transferase T3-like; this encodes MASYSTGYVSLLTSQIGEFSTPGFENLSGSQSIDLDSADLPAFSSQSSEAPTVKERRKWSPKEDVILISAWLNTSKDPIVGNKQKLGTFWSRILQYYNSSVQHAGFSPRELASGENENDVMKRALDFFFSDHGCKFTMEHAWRELRHDQKWCFLAKPGNLATPKRKTGEGEEEVPGARPPGIKAAKAAKKKKGVQEESKHTEIKKCAGDERQTEQAEVA
- the LOC130502999 gene encoding myrosinase-like, whose translation is MKLLHGLALVFLLAAASCKAYEEITCEENEPFTCNNTARLSSKNFPKDFIFGVASSAYQIEGGRGRGVNIWDGFSHRYPEKAGSDLKNGDTSCESYTRWQKDVDVMGEINATGYRFSFAWSRIIPKGKVSRGVNQGGLDYYHSLIDALLEKNITPFVTLFHWDLPQTLQDEYEGFLDRQIIQDFKDYADLCFREFGGKVKHWITINQLYTVPTRGYAIGTDAPGRCSPMVDTKHRCYGGNSSTEPYIVAHNQLLAHATVVDLYRTKYKFQRGKIGPVMITRWFLPFDESDPASIEAAERMNQFFHGWYMEPLTKGRYPDIMRQIVGSRLPNFTEEEAALVARSYDFLGLNYYVTQYAQPKPNTYPSPKHTAQDDAGVKLSYKNSRGEFIGPLFVEDKDNGNSYYYPKGIYYVMDYFKTKYGNPLIYVTENGFSTPDSENREQAIADYRRIDYLCSHLCFLRKVINEKGINVRGYFAWALGDNYEFCKGFTVRFGLSYVNWADLNDRNLKESGKWYQRFISGTVKNPAKQDFLRSSLSSQSQKKRLADA